The genomic interval TTCCGCCGATTATTGCCTCGGCAGGGTTTGCCTTTGCCGCCAGTGCGGAGGTAATCAATGTGGGGGAAACGGATATTCCGTACCCGGCCTACGTGCTGCTGAGCACGGCCCTGTGGCAGACATTTAGCGAGGCGGTGATGCTGCCGATGCAAAAGGTCACCTTGGCCCGCATGATGCTGTCTAAAATTCAGTTTCCGCGCGAGGCGCTGATTTTGGCGGCGACGGGGCAGGTGTTGTTCAATTTTGCCTTCAAGCTTTTGCTGGTGGCGGGCATGTTTGCCTGGTTTAGGCTGCCGGTGCCGCTGAGCCTGGTTCTGGCCCCGGTGGCGCTGCTGCACCTGGTGCTGTTGGGAACCGTTATGGGGATGTTTTTGGCCCCCATGAGTGCGCTGTATCAAGACTTTCAAAAGGGGATGCAGCTGCTGCTGGGCACCTGGCTGTTTTTGACTCCGGTGGTGTATCCGCCGCCGCAGAGTGATGGGCTGTTTGGCTTTTTGGTGCAGGTTAACCCGGTGACGCCGCTGCTGGTGACGACGCGCGAGCTGATGACGGTGGGCACGATCTCTGACCCCCAGGGGTTTTGGCTGATGAGTGCGATCGTGTTTATGACTTTGCCGGTGGCGTGGCTGGTATATCGGTTGGCGATGCCCTATGCAATTGAGAGGTTTAGCTCGTAATGACTTTAGTAGCTGCAAATACACAAGCGATGACTGCACCTAAAGACTCTGATGTGGTGCTCTCGGTGCAGGGGGTGTCGAAGAAGTTTTGTCGAGATTTTAAGTCAGCGCTGTTTTATGGCATGCAAGACATCTCTAGTGAGGTGTTGGGCCTGCGGGGCGACAAAAATGACAGGCTGCGCAAAAAGGAGTTTTGGGCGCTGCAAGATGTGAGTTTTGAGCTGCGCCGGGGCGAGGCGCTGGGCCTGGTGGGCAAAAATGGCAGCGGCAAGTCGACGCTGCTGCGCGTTATTGCGGGGTTGATTAAGCCCGATGTGGGGTCGGTGACGGTAAGAGGCCGGGTGGCCCCGCTGATTGCCTTGGGGGCTGGGTTTAACCCGGTGTTGACGGGGCGAGAAAATATTTACGCCAATATGTCGATTTTGGGCCTCAGCAAAGCAGAAATTGATGACCGCTTTGATGATGTAGTGGCGTTTGCAGAAATACCAGATGCGATTGATTCACCAGTAAGAAGCTATAGCTCTGGGATGCAGGCTCGATTAGGCTTCGCTTGTGCAGTCTTCACTGAACCAGACATATTGTTGATTGATGAAGTCTTGGCTGTAGGCGATAGCCGGTTCCGAGCAAAATGCTTTCGACAGTTAAATGATTTAAGGAAGAAAGATGTAACTTTTATCTTAGTCAGCCATAACTCTAACTCAATTCTCACAGTCTGTGAATCTTCAGCCTATCTAAGAAGAGGCAACCTAATAGACTTTGGGGATTCCACTTCAGTCATGAAAAAATACGAGGAAGATTTATTCATTAAAGACAAAGAATCCGCAGAAAAAACCCTCTCTACAAGGAGTAACTATTCAGAAGAAAACCCCAACTTGAATATTTCAGATGTGTTTTTTGAAGATGAGCTAGGGGATCGAATCAACTCACCAAAAACAGGTCATTCAACATATTTTTGCATTGAATTTGACGCAAAGAGAACCCTAGATAATGTAACTGTAGCAGCAATCATAAAAGGGATGGCAGAAGGCGGTGAAGCAGTGCTGTATTTAAACAGCACTCAAGATGGAAAAACATTTCATTTCAAACCAGGCCATGGAAAAGTGAAGATTTTCATGCCTAGCCTTGGACTTCGAGTAGGAACTTATCTAGTGGATATTTTCATAAAGGAAGGAAATCTCTGTAGACTTGATACCCTTGAAGGATTCTCTTTTTCAGTTAAAAGTGAATCAATTATGGATCGATGCTTATATTATCAGCCTAGAGAATGGCAGCATTCAAGTTAAAAGCTAACAAGGAATTAGTTTTATCTGTCCTAATAATCTTTAGGAGATGAATTACGAAATGAGAAATATAGAATTTCTAACAAGCAAGAACCTATCTTTCTATAGAACAAATCACAAATTTGAGCACTATTCTGAGTTTAAATCTGTAGAAGAATTTAAGGAAATATTATCTTATGCAGATGAAAACAATCTCAAAGTTTATATTTTAGGAAATGGATCAAATACATTTTTTTGTGGGAGCAAAATTAAGACCCTAGTACTTAAAAATAATTTAGAGAAGGAGATAAAAGTAGTATCAAAGACTGATACCCATTCAATAATTCGAGCATCATCATCAGTTTTAGCGATAGATATACTGAAAATTTGCTTCAGTGAAACACTAGATGCTTTTTACTATCTTTCGTCTGTACCCGCAACGATTGGCGGTGCGCTTGCAATGAACGCAGGACGTGGCAAGCATTTTAATCGAACAATATATGATTTTGTGGAGCATCTTGAAGTCTTTGACCATAAAGAAAATCGGATTAAAATCCTTAAGAAATCTGAGGTGGTAAAAGGCTATAGAGAAACTATTTTTACGGGCATTCAAAGCCAGCTAATATTAGGCGTAGAATTTAAGTTTCCAAAACATCAATTTGAAGGAAATCCTATACTGGAAAGGTGTAAGTGGTCTAAAGAAAATCAGGACAATGCAATTCCCAACTGTGGATCAGTTTTTAGTTCAGCAGATCCGAAAATTTTAGAGTCTATTAAAGGGTTGAGGATTGGTGAAGCTAGGTTTTCGAAAAAAACAAGTAACTGGATTAGCAATAAGTCTAGCAATTACATCTATATTTATTTGCTTATAGTTCTTGCAAAGATACTTCATCTGGTCAAAAAGAAAAAAGCAAAACTTGAAATTATTTTGGTTGACTAAAAGTTCTTTGTCAGGAAATGTCGAAAGATGAAAATAGGAATTTTAACTTTTCACCATACGACTAACTATGGTGCAACAATGCAAACCTATGCTCTCTATAGCTTTCTCAAGAAGCAAGGGCATGATGCTGAGATAATAGATTATCAACCTAAAAGTGCTGCTGATTACTATCGAAGCAAAATTATTTATCCGCTTAACACAAAATCAAAGAAAAAGGCTCTAAAAAATTTCACAGGAAATTTGATTCCAGGCTTTAAAAAATACATAAGCATGAAGGCTTTTTTAAATAAAAACCTAAAAATAAGCTCTCCAAGAAAAATTCATACTGGAAGCGCTCTCAGGGCAGCTCTAGAGGCAAGTAAATATAATGCTGTTATTTGTGGGAGCGATCAAATATGGTGCATCGACTCTATCCGAGGGTTTGACAAAGCTTATTTCCTTGATTTCTTTAAAAAAGGCATTGGCATTAAAAAAATAAGCTACGCCGCAAGTTTTGGCCCCACTGCCGACCTGCGCGAGCATGCCGAAACTATTTATTCCCTGATCAAACAGTTTGACGCTGTTTCAGTTAGAGATAGCAACAGCTTTCAATTAGTTCATTCAGAGTTTAAAGAAGTCGAGAAAGTTCTTGACCCAACATTTTTGATTGGGTTTGACGAATTCCTTGATTCTAGACCAATCAGTAAAAGTCCCTATTTACTCTTATACATTGACCATAGCCTAAAAAAAGAAGAGAGCCAATTTATCAAAGATCTTGCCAAGAAAAAGGGACTTACCATAATTGCTATTGGCGAGCCTCACCATGATCCGTATAAAACAGCTCAAAAGTATTTAATGCATGTTAGTCCTAGGGAGTGGCTTAACTACTTTAATCAGGCATCTTATGTAGTCACCAATCTTTATCATGGAACAATCTTCTCAATTAAATTTCAGAAAGAATTCACCAGCTTAGCGAGAGAGACAAAGCGAAACAAAACACCGGATTTACTCGGCCGTATCGGCTTGAACCATAGACTTTTAGAAAATGTCGAACTAAACACTCTAGGCAAACAAGCTGAGCCGATTGATTATGGAAATGTCAATCGTATTCTTGCTGAAGAAATAAGCGACTCTTCTCTTTTCTTAATAAATGCTTTAAAAAGCTAGGGCTGAATATAGAAATAGCGGATTTAACAACACTTTAGATAGTTATCTCAAGGCATGGAAGCTTTTGCAAGGTAAAATTATGATGAATCAAGAGCCTCTAATTAGTGTTGTCATTCCTACATTTAATCGCGCCTATTTTCTGAATAAAGCTATTCAGAGCGTTTTGGCTCAGTCATATAAAAACTATGAAATTATTGTCGTTGACGATAACTCTTCTGATCAAACAGAGGAAGTAGTTGGACAAGTTAAATATCCAAATTTTTTCTATAAAAAACACAGCAAAAATATGGGAGGTGGTGCGGCTAGAAACTCAGGTATCGATATGGCCAAAGGTGACTTCATCGCTTTTCTAGACTCAGATGACATCTGGCTACCTAAAAAGCTTGAGATTCAGATAGGAAAAATTTTAAAGAGCAAAAAGCCACTTGAGACCTTGTCATATACCCAAAGGTCTATGCAAAACACTTTTTCTGGCCATATTATGCCTGTCTTTTCTAAAGATCCTGAGGTATCTGTAGCAGATTACTTATTTGCGAAAAGGCCAGATGTTTCTTTAAAAGCTTTTCTAGTCTCAGAACGAGGCGATATGCAGTCGAGCACATTAATGCTGTCGTCCCAGCTTGCTAAGAAAGTAAGATTTTGTGATGATCTTAAGAAGCATCAGGACTGGGACTTTTGTTTAAGACTAGATCTAGCCGGAGCAGATTTTTTATTCGTTGACGAGCCTCTAACTCTTTGGGGCAATTCCCTAGAGGCAAATAAGGTGTCTAAAATAAGTGACTATAAAATATCTCTTCAGTGGATTAATACGTACAAGGGAAAAATTTCCCCGCAGGCTTTCTTAGGTTTCATGCTGATAGAGGTTTTGCCAAAAATGTTTATGCAGCGTGAAAACAAGATTTTTGCTCAGACAGTAATTTTCAGGTCTTTGATTAGACGGATAATCAATTACCAAGAGTTTCAGCTATTAACTGACAAAAATATTCACTATAAAAAGCGCATAAGGAATCTATTTTTAGCTAACGATAGCACTCCTAACTAGCATTATGAAAGCATTAATTATTAATCAGTCAGATATTGCGGGAGGAGCTGCCATCGCAGGATTTCGCCTTCACCAGGGTTTGCTCAATAGCGGAGTTCACTCTCGCATGTTAGTGGGCATTAAAAAGACACAGGAGGAAACAGTCGATATCGTTCCGCGAAAATATAGATTAGCTAATCAGGTCCGTCGTGTGTCTAGCATTTGGGGGTTGAATCATGTTCATAACGTTGGCAGTTTTTTCATACCGCAGCATCGGTACTTTAGAGAGGCTGACATCCTCAACTTCCACAACCTTCATTCTGGCTCTCTTAACTATTTAGCAATACCACAGCTAACAGCTAAAAAGCCTGCGGTACTTACTCTTCACGACATGTGGGGTTTTACGGGACATTGCTCCTATAGCTATGACTGTCAAAAATGGCAGTTAGGCTGCGGGAACTGTCCTTACCTTGATACTTATCCTGCTATTGATAAAGACAGTAGCAGATTAGAGTGGAAGCTAAAAAGCTGGATTTATAATCACTCTAATTTGACAATTGTGGCACCAAGTACTTGGTTAGCTCAACAGGCAAAGAAAAGCATCCTGGGCCATTTACCTTTACATCTCATTCCCTACGGTTTAGATACAGATAAATTTACACCTTTAGGTACTCGAGAATGCCGAGAAAAACTGGGAATACCCGCAGAGAAAAAAGTCTTGATGTTCGCAGCGGCCAATTTTTCTGAAACTCGCAAGGGAGGAGATCTTCTGCTTCGAGCTTTGCAGGCTTTGCCTGAAACTCTAAAGCCAAATCTGGTACTGCTAACCATCGGAAATTCAGAGGGCACCGAGCTTGAAAATCTCAGCATTCAGCATATTAATCTTGGTTATTTAACATCTGAAACCGATAAGACTATAGCTTATTCTGCCGCTGACCTATTTGTATTTCCCACTAGGGCTGACAACCTGCCCTTGGTTTTGCAAGAGAGTATGGCTTGCGGCACACCCTTAATTTCTTTTGATGTTGGAGGTGTACCTGATATGGTTCGCCCAGGAGTCACTGGCTATTTGGCTCATCCGGAAGATGTTACTGATCTATGCAATGGCATTATTCAGATTCTCGAAGACGATGAAATGCTAGCTCAAATGAAACTGAACTGCCGCTCGATTGCTGTCAACGAGTATTCGCTTCAGACTCAGGCTGATAAGTACAAGAAGTTATTTGCCGAAATTCTTGAGGAAAAAGTTGCTTTGAGCTGTGTAGGGTAGCTATTTTTATGACTAAAGCCCAATTTACCTTCTGTATACCCAACCTTAATAAGATAGATTTTTTGCCCGCCTGCATTAACAGCATGCTAGTCCAAGATTGTCAGGCTTGGCGCTGTGTCTTTGTTGATGGCTACTCTACCGACGGCAGCTGGGAATACATGCAGCAGTTTGCCAACGACCCCCGCTTTACCCTGCTGCGCGGCAAACGCCAGGGCATGTATGCCGACTGGAACTATTGCCTAGAGCAGGTCAACACCGAATATTTCTATTTTCTCACCAGTGATGACCTTTGCTATCCGCAGCTGGTAAGCAAAACTACCCGCGCGTTAGATCATTGCCCCGACATTGATGCCTGTCATTTTAAGTTTGACTACATCAATGAATATGACCAAATCACCCGCACCTACACCGATATTATTGCGTCTGAGATGCCTATCTACCTCGACGCTAGCAACTATGCTCACCGGCGGGCGGCGCTGTTTGAGTTTTTAATGCACTGTGTCTATCGCACTATCTATCGCACCATGACCTCCCTGGTGCTGCGGCGCAGCCTGATCTCACAAGTTGGGCCATTCTCCACCCAGGTCGGCTCAGCCGGTGACTACGACTGGACCATGCGTCTCACCATGCACACAGATACTCTATTTATTCCGGAAACCCTTACCGCATGGCGTAAATATGAAGGGCAGGCCACGCAGTCGCCTCATTCAGTAGGCAACAATAGACGTATTTTTGAGATTGCAAAGGCCAACCTTTGCCAGATTCAGCAGGGTTCCGAAGCTAGTTCATTCGGTCCTGCCCTCGATCCAACACTGACGCTGTCATTTTTATCCCGCGATTACGAGTTTGCCCTTTACAACCAAATACATCAAGCGACTAATATAGCAAATGCTCTGGATGCCCTTTTGCAGGCGACCCAAGCATTTCCCCTACATTATTTACAAGCCTTACTAAAACGTCTCGGCCTGTCATCACGGCAGTCCTGCCTAACGAAAAATGTATTAGCTAAGCAGCTTATTCAGAATAATCAGCTTCAATGGCCACCATTGCCACTGAAACTCTCCTCAACTGAGGATACAACCCCTAGCACTCAGGCCACCAGGTAAGTGAAAAGCAATCCCATGTTGCACCAAAAGACACTCAAAACTGGGGACCAAAGCTTGAACATCAAGGAGCTCTCCTTCACCGTTGGCAAACCGCCTCAATTTGCCGAAAACCCTTATCAAGAAAATTTGATTAGAGGTTTGGAAGGTAAAGGGATCCATTGCCTGAGGGAAAACTTAAACTATTTACTTCTAGCACAACTTAGAAACAACAACAAAATCGACATCATTCACCTTGACTGGTTGCACCCTTACTACAAAAGTCGTAACCGTTTTACTTCCACAATCCGGTGTTTATCCTTTATCAATAAAATATCTCTGCTAAAGCTACAGGGGAGCAAACTAGTATGGACAGCTCACAACCTGACTAGTCACAGTGGGTCTAATCCTGTCCTGGATCGGTTAGTCAGTAGCTTTGTGGTCAAAACCGCTGATGCAATTATTGCCCACTGCGAAGCTGCTAAAGAACAAATTATTTTGGACTTTAAGCTAAAGAACCCTGAGAAAGTTTATGTGATCCCCCACGGCAATTATATAGATTGCTACCCCAACACCACTAGTGCCCAGGCAGCCCGCTCTCAGTTGGGCATTGCTCCAGATGCCGTAACGCTTTTGTTTATGGGCATTATTCGCCCCAACAAAGGCATCTACGACTTGATCAACGCCGTTGAAGCCTTAGGCGACTCCAGACTACACCTGCTGGTAGTCGGCAAACCCTACCCCGGAGAAGCAGAGCACATTCGCCAGCGGCTCAGCCAATTGCCAAGCACTACTTTTATTCCAGAGTACGTACCCAACGACAAGATTCAGCTCTATATGAATGCTGCCGATGTTGTGGCCTTCCCCTACAAAAATATTCTGACCTCTGGAGCTGTAATCCTAGCCATGTCCTACGGTCGGGCCTGCATTGCCCCTCGCCTCGGTTGTATGGCAGAAACATTAGAAAATTCTAGGGGAGCTTTCCTGTACGACTCTAAAAACCCTGAAGGTTTAAAGGAAGCCATCCAAAAAGCTTTGGATGCCAGTGCTAGCCTCGCCGCCATGGGTGCCTACAACCGCAAACAGGCCGATCGATGGAACTGGAATGCGATCGCTCAGATGACTTTGGAGGTTTACCAACATACCTTCAACCATCCCTGTGATTAATTATATTAATTAAGTACTATGAAAATTTTTAGAATTTCCATTCCATTTTGGCAGCACTGGCTACAAATTCTTGATCAGCATCCAAACCTGATCAGCAAAACGTGGAGTGAACAACAGCAAATTATCAGTGAAAATTGGTTTGGCTACCCTCCCAACTGGAAAGCAGCCTTTGAACCGCTAGGTTATGAGGTAACTGAAGCTTTTGTCAACATTGATCAGCTTCAAAGGAAGTGGGTAAATGATCACCAATATGCCTTCAAGCAAGATCATTGGTTGATAGATATTGTAGAAGCCCAAATTGTGCATGAGAAGCCAGATATTCTGTTTCTCGCTGACACCTCTAGATTTTCTGCCGAATGGATTAATGAAATAAAAGAGAAGTGTCCATCCATTAAGCTAGTGGCCGCCTGGTGTGGAGTTCCATGGAAAGATAGTTCCATCTTTAAAGCCTGTGATCTTGTTCTTTCCTGCATTCCTGAACTGGTTGAAAAATTCAATCAAGCTGGATGCTGCGGACGGCATGTAAATCATGCATTCGACAACCGGCTTCTGAACAAACTAAATTCTTCCGTCACGCCCACCATTGACTTTTCATTTGTGGGCAATATAAATCGCAACAATACTTTTCACCTAGAAAGAGATTATATCCTTGAAAGGATTGTAGAGTTTGTCAATATTGAAATTTATTCACCTATTACCAACCACAAAGAAACCCTCACCGATCTAGCGAAACTCGCCGCCAAATCCAGCCTGTATGATGTCCACACTTGGCTAAAAAAGGCTCCTGGCATAGCCACCGTAGCTGAGAGTTTACCAATTTTCAAGAAAGTATCTCAGTTGCCCTCAAAGCCTCGCCGTCGGGTTAATCCTAAACTGAAACCCTATCTTAAGCAGCCCGTGTATGGCTTGTCCATGTTTGAGGTTCTACAGTCCTCTAAACTTACCTTTAACAAGCATATTGATGCGTCACCCAGATCAGCATCAAATCTGCGGTTGTTCGAAGCTACGGGCGTTGGAACCTGCCTGGTTACTGACCATAAAGACAATATAAAGCTATTATTTGAACCTGATCATGAAGTCGTAACCTATAAGTCGGCTGATGAATGCGTTGAAAAAGTCAATTGGCTGTTGCAACATCCCAAGCACAGGCAAGCCATCGCCGAATCGGGACAAAGACGAACTCTGAACGAACATACTTTAGGTCACCGAGCTAAAAGCATTGATGAAATATTCAAAAAAGCCCTAGCTCAAAACACCAGAACATTACGTTGTTAAGCCCTGGAAACGGAAGCCATACTAGGCAGTAAAAGTGCAGATAAAAATTTTGCTTCTTCCATTACCTATATGTCTATTGTCAGAGGTTAACAATGAAACTGATTGAGCATAAAATATATATCGTTCCCCTTCAGTTTGACTCTTCAAAACTCATTACTCGGGCTACAGGTCTCAAGTACGCCTCTGATATGACCTGGGACTGTGACACCATCGATCATTTAGATCGGCACACAGATAAATTAAATATTATAGATTGTCGCATTACCGAGGCTGAGTGCGAGTTCTTAGAAAACTATATTAGCCAACATAAGACCACACCCTTTATGTTGACCATCGCCGATCCTTACGAGTCGAAATGTAAGGATCACTGGTATTACAAAATGCTGTTTCGGGTTAAGAATATGCCAAATGTCACATTCTTAACCAAATATTTGCCCGCTGAAATCGTCAAAACCCTCCAAGATTCAATCCCAGAAGACAAGATGGTCTTCATTCCCTATCCTTTTGTCGATAGCTATAGCTCCAGCTCAAATTTTAAGCATCGACGTAAAAAGGTTATTTTTTCAGGCTCTATTGGAAGTATCTATCCCTATCGCTGTCGATTTCGCAGGCGGGTTAAGCTCAACCCCCTGCTATGGTCTAAAGTAACCTTTCTAGAACACCCCGGCTATGCTGACATAGGAGAAAATCTAAAGCATCAAGTGATTGGCGAAGCGTATATTGACCTTCTATCCAACTATCGGTTTATGTTTGTTAGCCCCTCACGATGTGGGCTGGAGTTTATGAAATATCGAGAATGTGCCTATGCCCGCTGTGTACCAATAGGTAAAGCCCCCGACAGCTTTAGTGAAGCCATGAGCAGTGCTTTCCTCCACCTAGACTTCGATCGCATTTACCAATCACTCCAAAAGTGCTTCTCAATTCCTGTCGATGAGCTTGAAGCCAGGTCAAAAAGCTATTACGAAGCGTTTGCAGCCGAACGAAACCCAGAGATTTTAAACAAAAAGCTCGATGCTTTTCTTGAGTCACGTGGTTTTATCGAGTGAGTGTGCCAGTTTTGTGCTGTGGGTTAGCATCTAGCACTCCCAAATCCTTCCCATGAAAATCGCTCTAATCAGCTTTGAGTACCCACCCGACACAGCCTACGGGGGCATCGCCACCTACGTCCAGCAGGCTGCAACCATCCTGGCCCAGCGAGGCCATCAGGTTGAAGTGTTTGCCGGCAGCCGCACTCGCACAGGCTCCCTGCCGGACGGCGACATAAGTATTCACCGCATTCAAGTCAACCAAAAAGTTGACTTTATCCGGGCCGTGGTGCCCGTGTTCCTGGAGCGCCACCGCGCCGTCAACTTTGACGTCATGGAGGGTCCAGAGTACGGAGCCGATGCCGCTGCGATCGCCCAGGCTGTGCCCAAACTGCCCCTGGTGGTCAAACTCCACACTCCCAGCGAACTGATTGCCGCCTACGAAGGTCGACCCAACTTGTTAGGCCAGCTTCGTACTCGTCTTGGTGCCCTCAGACGCGGCATTCACCCCTTCCGGGATTTAGAACGCACCCACACCCTCGACGCCGATGAAGTTGCGGCCCCCTCCTGGGCCCTGGGCAAAGACCTGATGCAGCGGTGGGGCCTTGACCCTGAAAAGGTTCATCAATTTCCGCTGCCTTTTACCCCGAACCCACGATTGCTCGACATTCCCATCGAAACGTCAACCCAACGAGTTACCTTCATCGGGCGCTTAGATATCAAGAAAGGAGTAACTGATCTGGCCGAAGCCATTCCAGCGGTTTTAGAACAGGTGCCTGGAACCCGATTTCGCTTCATCGGGCGCAATGGCCTATCGCCAGTGCCCCATCAGGACATGCAGCAGTTTTTAACCCAAAAACTAGCTCCCTATTTAGAGGCCGTAGAGTTTACTGGGCAGGTACCAGCCGCCGAAATTCCAGACTACCTGGCCGATACCGATATTTGCATCTTTCCTAGCCGGTGGGAGAGCTTTGGCCTGGTCTGCCTGGAGGCCATGGCTGCCGGGCGCGGGGTAATCGGCAGTCGCGCCGGGGGAATGGCCGAAATTCTTACCAGCGATCGAGTAGGACGACTGGTGCCACCAGAACGACCGGACGCGATCGCCGCCGCCATTCTCGAACTACTGGAAAATTCAGAGCTGCGGCAGCAGCTGGGTTGCCAGGCTCGACAAAACGTACTGGACGAGTACAGTGGCGATCGCATTGCCCAGCTTCAGGAAGCTAGCTATGAACGTGCGATCGCAGTCCGGCAGAAAAGTCCCCCTCGTCCGCGTCGCCTGCTGCTTTGATGCTACGCCCGCCTGTTTACCCACTACCGTTGATCCATTCGGCCATGCTAGATCCCAACCCTATGTCAACTCCCCTGGTCAGCGTTGTGATTCCAACCTATAACCGCAGCGACTACCTGCGAGATGCGATCGCCAGCGCCCTGGGCCAAACCTACACCAATATCGAAATTGTCGTCACCGACGATTGCAGCCCCAGCAGCCCTAAAGACTTGGTTGAGTCCTTCAATGACCCTCGGAT from Leptolyngbya sp. KIOST-1 carries:
- a CDS encoding FAD-binding protein gives rise to the protein MRNIEFLTSKNLSFYRTNHKFEHYSEFKSVEEFKEILSYADENNLKVYILGNGSNTFFCGSKIKTLVLKNNLEKEIKVVSKTDTHSIIRASSSVLAIDILKICFSETLDAFYYLSSVPATIGGALAMNAGRGKHFNRTIYDFVEHLEVFDHKENRIKILKKSEVVKGYRETIFTGIQSQLILGVEFKFPKHQFEGNPILERCKWSKENQDNAIPNCGSVFSSADPKILESIKGLRIGEARFSKKTSNWISNKSSNYIYIYLLIVLAKILHLVKKKKAKLEIILVD
- a CDS encoding ABC transporter permease: MVSPVSPSPPTPEPQNRLRVPKRPARPAIVQVYRPASEMRRPLQLFRRMGADLLASRELAWQLMKRDISAQYRESFLGVAWAIIPPIIASAGFAFAASAEVINVGETDIPYPAYVLLSTALWQTFSEAVMLPMQKVTLARMMLSKIQFPREALILAATGQVLFNFAFKLLLVAGMFAWFRLPVPLSLVLAPVALLHLVLLGTVMGMFLAPMSALYQDFQKGMQLLLGTWLFLTPVVYPPPQSDGLFGFLVQVNPVTPLLVTTRELMTVGTISDPQGFWLMSAIVFMTLPVAWLVYRLAMPYAIERFSS
- a CDS encoding ABC transporter ATP-binding protein, with product MTLVAANTQAMTAPKDSDVVLSVQGVSKKFCRDFKSALFYGMQDISSEVLGLRGDKNDRLRKKEFWALQDVSFELRRGEALGLVGKNGSGKSTLLRVIAGLIKPDVGSVTVRGRVAPLIALGAGFNPVLTGRENIYANMSILGLSKAEIDDRFDDVVAFAEIPDAIDSPVRSYSSGMQARLGFACAVFTEPDILLIDEVLAVGDSRFRAKCFRQLNDLRKKDVTFILVSHNSNSILTVCESSAYLRRGNLIDFGDSTSVMKKYEEDLFIKDKESAEKTLSTRSNYSEENPNLNISDVFFEDELGDRINSPKTGHSTYFCIEFDAKRTLDNVTVAAIIKGMAEGGEAVLYLNSTQDGKTFHFKPGHGKVKIFMPSLGLRVGTYLVDIFIKEGNLCRLDTLEGFSFSVKSESIMDRCLYYQPREWQHSS
- a CDS encoding glycosyltransferase family A protein, translated to MTKAQFTFCIPNLNKIDFLPACINSMLVQDCQAWRCVFVDGYSTDGSWEYMQQFANDPRFTLLRGKRQGMYADWNYCLEQVNTEYFYFLTSDDLCYPQLVSKTTRALDHCPDIDACHFKFDYINEYDQITRTYTDIIASEMPIYLDASNYAHRRAALFEFLMHCVYRTIYRTMTSLVLRRSLISQVGPFSTQVGSAGDYDWTMRLTMHTDTLFIPETLTAWRKYEGQATQSPHSVGNNRRIFEIAKANLCQIQQGSEASSFGPALDPTLTLSFLSRDYEFALYNQIHQATNIANALDALLQATQAFPLHYLQALLKRLGLSSRQSCLTKNVLAKQLIQNNQLQWPPLPLKLSSTEDTTPSTQATR
- a CDS encoding glycosyltransferase family 4 protein produces the protein MKALIINQSDIAGGAAIAGFRLHQGLLNSGVHSRMLVGIKKTQEETVDIVPRKYRLANQVRRVSSIWGLNHVHNVGSFFIPQHRYFREADILNFHNLHSGSLNYLAIPQLTAKKPAVLTLHDMWGFTGHCSYSYDCQKWQLGCGNCPYLDTYPAIDKDSSRLEWKLKSWIYNHSNLTIVAPSTWLAQQAKKSILGHLPLHLIPYGLDTDKFTPLGTRECREKLGIPAEKKVLMFAAANFSETRKGGDLLLRALQALPETLKPNLVLLTIGNSEGTELENLSIQHINLGYLTSETDKTIAYSAADLFVFPTRADNLPLVLQESMACGTPLISFDVGGVPDMVRPGVTGYLAHPEDVTDLCNGIIQILEDDEMLAQMKLNCRSIAVNEYSLQTQADKYKKLFAEILEEKVALSCVG
- a CDS encoding glycosyltransferase family 2 protein, which codes for MMNQEPLISVVIPTFNRAYFLNKAIQSVLAQSYKNYEIIVVDDNSSDQTEEVVGQVKYPNFFYKKHSKNMGGGAARNSGIDMAKGDFIAFLDSDDIWLPKKLEIQIGKILKSKKPLETLSYTQRSMQNTFSGHIMPVFSKDPEVSVADYLFAKRPDVSLKAFLVSERGDMQSSTLMLSSQLAKKVRFCDDLKKHQDWDFCLRLDLAGADFLFVDEPLTLWGNSLEANKVSKISDYKISLQWINTYKGKISPQAFLGFMLIEVLPKMFMQRENKIFAQTVIFRSLIRRIINYQEFQLLTDKNIHYKKRIRNLFLANDSTPN
- a CDS encoding polysaccharide pyruvyl transferase family protein is translated as MKIGILTFHHTTNYGATMQTYALYSFLKKQGHDAEIIDYQPKSAADYYRSKIIYPLNTKSKKKALKNFTGNLIPGFKKYISMKAFLNKNLKISSPRKIHTGSALRAALEASKYNAVICGSDQIWCIDSIRGFDKAYFLDFFKKGIGIKKISYAASFGPTADLREHAETIYSLIKQFDAVSVRDSNSFQLVHSEFKEVEKVLDPTFLIGFDEFLDSRPISKSPYLLLYIDHSLKKEESQFIKDLAKKKGLTIIAIGEPHHDPYKTAQKYLMHVSPREWLNYFNQASYVVTNLYHGTIFSIKFQKEFTSLARETKRNKTPDLLGRIGLNHRLLENVELNTLGKQAEPIDYGNVNRILAEEISDSSLFLINALKS
- a CDS encoding glycosyltransferase, coding for MLHQKTLKTGDQSLNIKELSFTVGKPPQFAENPYQENLIRGLEGKGIHCLRENLNYLLLAQLRNNNKIDIIHLDWLHPYYKSRNRFTSTIRCLSFINKISLLKLQGSKLVWTAHNLTSHSGSNPVLDRLVSSFVVKTADAIIAHCEAAKEQIILDFKLKNPEKVYVIPHGNYIDCYPNTTSAQAARSQLGIAPDAVTLLFMGIIRPNKGIYDLINAVEALGDSRLHLLVVGKPYPGEAEHIRQRLSQLPSTTFIPEYVPNDKIQLYMNAADVVAFPYKNILTSGAVILAMSYGRACIAPRLGCMAETLENSRGAFLYDSKNPEGLKEAIQKALDASASLAAMGAYNRKQADRWNWNAIAQMTLEVYQHTFNHPCD